A stretch of the Elephas maximus indicus isolate mEleMax1 chromosome 3, mEleMax1 primary haplotype, whole genome shotgun sequence genome encodes the following:
- the LOC126070993 gene encoding serine/threonine-protein kinase MARK2-like yields MLQSHLAFSAVEETHVGRYHLLRTIGKGASAKVKLAQHIITGQEVAIKIIDKIQHTSSDLHRLYREIEIMKDLHHPNIVKLFEVIENEHALYIVMEYASGRDLFYHLVNHGFMSEKEAQTKFQQIVSAVKYCHDKSIVHRDLKTENLLLDKRMNIKLADFGLGTEFTPGSKLDTFCGTPPYSAPELLQGEKYDGPPVDVWSLGVILYFMVTGSLPFRGKTLTKLREQVLQGQYHVPFHMSSQCQHLLSKIFIRDPRKRATLEDILAHPWMKVSHEEKQKLYVQPLPDYDNHWHTEVTVNTGYVQEDIHDSLLNHNYNDANATYLILRHDTYEIDSHTSTLEPQAEAHCTDSHTPSSSHEVPPTVCPKPKQRSYTEPTIPTFGYYIRDALNTLSEGGMGTSMVSTSPSFSLALAHLRQQSTTAWAQPNQDSDLYAKGRNSEVPQPITPPQCVSVPSSSAYTINESAGAPEKTSFTQGMSNLSSANEEHVLELPDQPSLPQTVSLASSSEEQVHELPDQPSLPQTVSPASSSVSSQGWKRATGRFFKLMRRCLCFTYDKKDHKASDSKAAQMIKPQQAKPRSLKFTWRMKITSSLEPDEMLQEICQVLDANGCDWDLTHKYTLLCMNGTPGQQDFTQWRMEVCTLPRRTLNGVKVKRISGTSEAFNNIVSKITSDLAL; encoded by the coding sequence ATGCTGCAGAGCCACTTAGCCTTCTCTGCTGTGGAGGAAACTCATGTGGGACGCTACCACCTCCTCAGAACCATCGGCAAGGGGGCATCTGCCAAGGTCAAGCTGGCCCAGCACATCATCACCGGCCAAGAGGTAGCCATTAAAATAATTGACAAGATCCAGCACACGTCCTCCGACCTCCACAGACTATACAGAGAGATAGAAATTATGAAGGATCTCCATCATCCAAATATTGTAAAGCTGTTTGAAGTCATAGAGAATGAGCACGCCCTCTATATAGTGATGGAGTATGCAAGTGGAAGGGACCTCTTTTACCACCTAGTGAATCATGGCTTCATGAGCGAAAAAGAGGCCCAAACGAAATTCCAACAAATAGTGTCAGCGGTGAAGTACTGCCACGACAAGAGTATTGTTCATAGGgatctgaaaacagaaaacctaCTATTGGACAAGCGAATGAACATCAAACTTGCAGACTTTGGTTTAGGAACTGAATTCACCCCAGGGAGCAAGCTGGATACCTTCTGTGGCACTCCCCCTTATTCTGCCCCAGAACTCcttcagggagaaaagtatgacggacccccagtggatgtgtggagcctgggagtcatcctaTACTTCATGGTAACTGGATCTCTGCCTTTTCGTGGGAAGACCTTGACGAAGCTGCGAGAGCAGGTGCTGCAGGGACAATATCACGTTCCCTTCCACATGTCTAGCCAGTGTCAACACCTGCTCAGTAAAATTTTCATTCGTGACCCAAGAAAGAGAGCCACGTTAGAGGACATCCTAGCACATCCATGGATGAAGGTGagccatgaagaaaaacaaaagctctaTGTGCAGCCACTCCCAGACTACGATAACCACTGGCACACTGAGGTGACGGTGAACACAGGTTACGTGCAGGAAGACATTCATGACTCACTGTTGAACCACAATTACAATGATGCGAACGCCACCTATCTGATCCTGCGTCACGACACATATGAGATTGACAGCCACACCAGCACCCTGGAACCCCAGGCTGAAGCCCATTGCACCGATAGCCACACTCCTTCCTCATCCCATGAAGTGCCTCCTACCGTCTGTCCTAAACCCAAACAGCGTAGTTACACCGAGCCCACCATTCCCACCTTTGGTTACTACATCCGCGATGCTTTGAACACTCTCTCTGAGGGAGGGATGGGGACCTCCATGGTGTCTACTTCTCCATCAttctccctggccctggcccaCCTGCGGCAGCAATCTACCACAGCCTGGGCACAGCCCAACCAGGACTCTGACCTGTATGCCAAGGGGAGAAACAGTGAGGTGCCACAGCCCATCACACCACCCCAGTGTGTTTCTGTGCCTTCCTCCTCAGCCTACACCATCAACGAGAGTGCCGGGGCCCCGGAGAAAACCAGTTTTACCCAGGGAATGTCAAATCTAAGCTCCGCAAATGAGGAGCACGTGCTTGAGTTAcctgaccagccgagtttgcccCAGACTGTGAGTCTAGCCTCTTCCTCTGAGGAGCAGGTGCATGAGTTAcctgaccagccgagtttgcccCAGACTGTGAGTCCAGCCTCTTCCTCTGTCAGCAGCCAGGGCTGGAAGCGGGCCACTGGGAGGTTCTTTAAGCTCATGAGAAGATGCCTTTGTTTTACAtatgacaaaaaggaccacaaagCATCAGACAGCAAAGCTGCACAAATGATCAAACCTCAACAGGCCAAACCACGCTCTCTCAAATTTACCTGGAGGATGAAGATCACCAGTTCCTTGGAGCCCGACGAGATGCTGCAGGAGATCTGTCAAGTGTTGGATGCCAATGGCTGTGACTGGGAtctcacacacaaatacacactgcTGTGTATGAATGGCACACCAGGACAACAGGACTTCACTCAGTGGAGGATGGAGGTGTGCACCCTGCCTCGGAGGACTCTCAATGGggtaaaagtgaagagaatttcaggGACCTCTGAGGCCTTCAATAACATTGTCTCAAAAATCACCAGTGACCTTGCACTTTAA